A single genomic interval of Trichosurus vulpecula isolate mTriVul1 chromosome 6, mTriVul1.pri, whole genome shotgun sequence harbors:
- the MDK gene encoding midkine → MQLRNFLVLTLMALLALPSEAAKNKKDKGKKGNSECEEWNWGPCTPSSKDCGIGFREGSCGGETRRLKCKVPCNWKKEFGADCKYKFESWGACDSSTGTKTRQGTLKKALYNAQCQEAIRVTKPCTLKAKAKIRAKKGKGKD, encoded by the exons atgcAGCTCCGAAACTTCCTTGTGCTCACCCTCATGGCCCTCCTGGCCCTGCCCTCGGAGGCTGCGAAGAACAAGAAAG ACAAGGGGAAGAAAGGCAATTCCGAGTGTGAGGAGTGGAACTGGGGTCCCTGCACCCCCAGCAGCAAAGACTGTGGCATCGGCTTCCGAGAGGGCAGCTGCGGGGGCGAGACCCGGCGCCTCAAGTGCAAGGTCCCCTGCAACTGGAAAAAGGAGTTCGGAG CTGACTGCAAATACAAGTTTGAGAGCTGGGGCGCCTGTGACAGCAGCACCGGCACCAAGACCCGCCAGGGCACCTTGAAGAAGGCCCTGTACAATGCCCAGTGCCAGGAGGCTATCCGAGTGACCAAGCCCTGCACCCTCAAGGCCAAAGCCAAGATCAGAG ccaagaaggggaaagggaaggactAG
- the CHRM4 gene encoding muscarinic acetylcholine receptor M4: MANFTPVNSSFGNQSDRSVQAMPAAPNRYETVEMVFIATVTGSLSLVTVVGNILVMLSIKVNRQLQTVNNYFLFSLACADLIIGAFSMNLYTVYIIKGYWPLGAVVCDLWLALDYVVSNASVMNLLIISFDRYFCVTKPLTYPARRTTKMAGLMIAAAWVLSFVLWAPAILFWQFVVGERTVPDNQCFIQFLSNPAVTFGTAIAAFYLPVVIMTVLYIHISLASRSRVHKHRPEGPKEKKAKSLSFLRSPLMKQSGKNPSRKPVESGKEEIRNGRLEEAPPPVLLPPRPPEEKDTSNDSSSASVTQNTRERPLTEGSTAETGCSPSTPLPPRPRALNPASKWSKIQIVTKQTGNECVTAIEIVPATPAGLRPAANVARKFASIARNQVRKKRQMAARERKVTRTIFAILLAFIVTWTPYNVMVLVNTFCQSCVPDTVWSIGYWLCYVNSTINPACYALCNATFKKTFKHLLLCQYRNIGTAR; the protein is encoded by the coding sequence ATGGCAAACTTCACTCCGGTCAACAGCAGCTTTGGCAACCAGTCTGACCGATCTGTGCAGGCGATGCCCGCGGCTCCCAACCGATACGAGACGGTGGAGATGGTGTTCATCGCCACCGTGACTGGCTCCCTGAGCCTGGTGACGGTCGTGGGCAATATCCTCGTCATGCTCTCCATCAAGGTGAACCGGCAGCTGCAGACGGTCAACAACTACTTCCTGTTCAGCCTGGCCTGCGCCGACCTCATCATTGGGGCATTCTCCATGAATCTCTACACTGTATACATCATTAAGGGTTACTGGCCCCTCGGGGCGGTGGTCTGTGACTTGTGGCTGGCGCTGGACTACGTGGTCAGCAACGCGTCTGTGATGAACCTGCTCATCATCAGCTTTGACCGCTACTTCTGCGTGACCAAGCCCCTCACCTACCCGGCCAGACGCACCACCAAGATGGCGGGCCTCATGATCGCTGCTGCCTGGGTGCTGTCCTTTGTACTCTGGGCTCCGGCCATCCTGTTCTGGCAGTTTGTAGTGGGGGAGCGGACGGTACCAGACAACCAGTGCTTCATCCAGTTCTTGTCCAACCCGGCGGTCACCTTTGGCACGGCCATCGCGGCTTTCTACCTGCCTGTGGTCATCATGACAGTGCTTTACATCCACATCTCCCTGGCTAGCCGCAGCCGAGTCCACAAGCACCGTCCCGAGGGGCCCAAGGAGAAGAAGGCCAAGAGTCTGTCGTTCCTCAGGAGCCCCCTCATGAAGCAGAGCGGCAAGAACCCAAGCCGGAAGCCGGTGGAGTCCGGGAAGGAGGAGATCCGCAACGGAAGGCTGGAGGAGGCACCTCCACCCGTCCTGCTTCCCCCACGTCCCCCTGAGGAGAAAGACACCTCCAATGACTCCAGCTCGGCCAGCGTCACCCAGAACACCAGAGAGAGGCCCCTGACTGAGGGGTCGACGGCTGAGACTGGCTGCAGCCCGTCCACCCCGCTGCCCCCACGCCCACGAGCGCTCAATCCAGCCTCCAAGTGGTCCAAGATACAGATCGTAACAAAGCAGACAGGGAACGAGTGCGTGACGGCCATTGAGATCGTCCCTGCCACGCCTGCGGGCCTGCGCCCGGCCGCCAATGTGGCCCGCAAGTTTGCCAGCATTGCCCGCAATCAGGTGAGGAAGAAGCGGCAGATGGCGGCACGGGAGAGGAAGGTGACGCGGACCATCTTCGCCATCTTGCTGGCCTTCATTGTCACCTGGACGCCCTACAATGTCATGGTGCTGGTCAACACCTTCTGCCAGAGCTGTGTCCCTGACACCGTGTGGTCCATTGGCTACTGGCTCTGCTATGTCAACAGTACCATCAATCCAGCTTGCTATGCCCTCTGCAACGCCACTTTCAAGAAGACCTTCAAGCACTTGCTTCTGTGCCAGTACAGAAACATTGGCACTGCCAGGTAA